The proteins below come from a single Aegilops tauschii subsp. strangulata cultivar AL8/78 chromosome 6, Aet v6.0, whole genome shotgun sequence genomic window:
- the LOC141025313 gene encoding stomatal closure-related actin-binding protein 1-like: MVDILAVQLSKRENELLQQKTEVTRIATSLKLASEDARRIVDEERTNARMEIENARAVVQRVQKVLQEKENSSQRIGKQKRKI, from the exons ATG GTGGATATTTTAGCAGTTCAGCTGTCCAAAAGAGAAAATGAGTTGCTTCAGCAGAAAACCGAGGTCACGAGAATAGCGACTTCACTGAAACTG GCTTCTGAAGATGCTAGGAGAATTGTTGACGAAGAACGAACTAATGCACGCATGGAGATTGAAAATGCTAGAGCTGTTGTACAAAGAGTTCAAAAAGTACTTCAAGAGAAAGAGAACAGTTCACAAAGAATTGGAAAGCAG